A single window of Lutzomyia longipalpis isolate SR_M1_2022 chromosome 1, ASM2433408v1 DNA harbors:
- the LOC129786412 gene encoding protein timeless homolog gives MSHLLADIDATCASLGLNDGERYISAPDSLASLKHLIWILRRDNDTHEYRRHIGQSTVLRMDLLPMLVCHDEDPEYFDVLLRLLLNLTCSSYFLYQNTIPKDKANHKFYMELNFILGKYKEAFADEIVWIVLKNHLAKFLETASMDRSEEQELIIERILVLLRNILQIPSNAGSEREHDTDSLHDQILWALQQSGMTDIILFVLSSNSENQYHFHALEVVYYMLHEQTAEALAQTKKERTSDEKEYDNNKLRTVRCVERDKLQSRSVSGRHSRFGGTYVLKNIKSVSEKDVICHQRIDKAINVTFDGEKKKKRQSKGITGDFAPQRKSLYAIRIHLREFCIQILDRAYNPLIRQVKRIIDSNQHSGAQQDDSYLFWAIRFFMEFNRHNGFRLDLVSETVNVQTFHWILTRVQDAMELLALEKKNFRPLAKKLHVRMLAFRECLLTLCAMQKVNDDANQCLFKQIQNNIFYVMEFREIVLQSLLHFKETQVTKSYLIDIIQMAHLYLKMFEKFCRGTVFVQCPKSKGRKKSKKPKNAPKKRVIKSWGEIRGEIHEKLTMELPKDDSIIPFDATSNVPIDDQSENCMKTIFSLLHSENYERAVMYLRAAREVWPNAAFGEEDATTDDDLEILKTIYLANLEHNPQNENENEDDDEGNESEVDEENYTNFTEKQFNFDDYAKRLLNPKIIRLCVLVLFEWRTLSANALFSAVSVLHYIAVKFKMPEMLYQASLFRVFQEVLNAPRESHHDELRRLATFIVRRFTEDAKKNAKIYAGLFFYKTLRDCNVDDDDGGAPKKGGRKGKKATTATDTNDDQSDDDNAMDAAENGEISPRRPSMDGEISRMNGDEINRGNTTREPQMRNRNENIDTDGIRVIVGKLKAQFRSALHWLQETLTDEIQEMSQNPPEDDEDNAVPLVPLFEEHKVALESVEFQQLLTAMGMLQPLESEIYWRIPNNISAEELQSRCDLLADGNGLQCNKRARSDTDISGTEVEDGGKTNGPIDDDNDGDDDVIDVRKKRRVHNAIDSDEEDAD, from the exons ATGTCTCACTTGCTAGCAGACATCGATGCCACCTGTGCATCGCTTGGACTCAATGATGGGGAGCGATATATCAGCGCCCCGGACAGCCTTGCGAGTTTGAAG CACTTGATATGGATTTTGCGTCGTGACAACGATACCCACGAATACCGACGCCACATAGGGCAGTCCACGGTTCTCCGGATGGATCTGCTTCCCATGCTCGTTTGCCACGATGAGGATCCGGAATACTTTGATGTTCTCCTACGTTTGCTCCTGAATTTGACATGCTCATCGTATTTCCTGTATCAGAACACCATACCCAAGGATAAGGCAAATCACAAATTCTACATGGAGCTCAATTTTATCCTTGGCAAGTACAAAGAGGCCTTTGCAGATGAGATTGTGTGGATTGTGCTGAAGAATCATCTGGCTAAGTTTCTGGAAACC gcCAGCATGGATCGCAGTGAAGAACAAGAACTCATTATTGAGCGAATTCTCGTGCTTTTGCGGAATATTCTGCAAATCCCATCAAATGCTGGTTCGGAGAGGGAGCACGACACCGACTCTCTGCACGACCAAATACTCTGGGCACTCCAGCAGTCAGGGATGACTGACATAATCCTCTTCGTACTCTCGTCAAACAGCGAAAATCAATACCATTTCCATGCCCTCGAAGTTGTGTACTACATGCTCCACGAGCAG ACCGCGGAGGCTCTTGCCCAAACGAAGAAGGAGCGGACGAGTGACGAGAAGGAGTATGATAACAACAAATTGCGAACTGTTAGGTGTGTAGAGAGAGATAAATTGCAGTCACGCTCTGTGTCCGGGAGACACTCGAGATTTGGCGGGACGTACGTTCTGAAGAATATAAAATCTGTCTCGGAGAAGGATGTAATATGTCACCAGAGAATTGATAAGGCCATTAATGTAACATTCGAtggggagaagaagaaaaagcgaCAATCGAAGGGAATTACGGGGGATTTTGCGCCACAACGAAAAAGCCTCTATGCCATCCGTATTCACCTTCGGGAGTTTTGCATTCAGATCCTCGATCGGGCATATAATCCGCTAATTCGTCAAGTGAAGCGCATCATTGATTCCAATCAGCACTCAGGTGCTCAGCAGGATGATTCCTACCTCTTCTGGGCCATTCGCTTCTTTATGGAATTCAATCGACACAATGGCTTCCGCTTGGATCTCGTGAGTGAGACAGTCAACGTGCAGACATTCCACTGGATCCTGACACGGGTGCAAGATGCAATGGAGCTGTTGGCGCTGGAAAAGAAGAACTTCCGGCCATTAGCTAAGAAGCTCCATGTGCGAATGCTGGCCTTCCGGGAGTGCCTACTGACGCTGTGTGCAATGCAAAAAGTCAATGATGATGCCAATCAGTGTCTCTTTAAGCAAATCCAGAATAACATTTTCTACGTAATGGAATTCCGGGAAATTGTCCTTCAGTCGCTACTCCATTTCAAGGAAACGCAAGTCAcgaa ATCCTACCTAATCGATATCATTCAGATGGCACATTTGTACTTGAAGATGTTTGAGAAATTCTGTCGTGGAACGGTTTTTGTGCAATGCCCAAAAAGCAAGGggagaaaaaagtcaaaaaagcCCAAGAACGCGCCCAAGAAGAGGGTAATCAAGAGTTGGGGGGAGATTAGGGGAGAAATTCATGAGAAACTCACGATGGAGTTGCCAAAAGATGACTCAATAATCCCCTTTGATGCCACCTCCAATGTACCCATCGATGATCAGAG cgaaaactgcatgaaaacaatattttcattgctaCACAGTGAAAATTACGAGCGAGCAGTTATGTATTTGCGTGCTGCGAG GGAAGTATGGCCTAATGCGGCATTTGGTGAGGAAGATGCCACGACTGATGATGATTTGGAAATATTGAAGACTATCTATCTCGCCAATCTTGAGCATAATCCCCaaaatgagaatgaaaatgagGATGATGATGAGGGTAATGAGAGTGAGGTTGATGAAG AAAACTACACAAACTTCACCGagaagcaatttaattttgatgacTACGCTAAAAG ATTGCTCAATCCTAAAATAATCCGCCTATGTGTGTTGGTTCTATTTGAATGGAGGACACTATCGGCAAATGCTCTCTTTAGTGCTGTCTCGGTGCTACATTACATTGctgtaaaattcaaaatgccCGAAATGCTGTATCAAGCATCGCTGTTTCGGGTATTTCAGGAAGTACTTAACGCCCCCAGAGAAAGCCACCACGATGAACTGAGGCGCTTGGCAACATTCATCGTGAGACGTTTCACGGAGGATGCCAAGAAGAATGCGAAAATTTATGCAGGCTTGTTTTTCTACAAAACCCTCCGTGATTGCAATGTGGACGATGATGATGGTGGAGCACCGAAGAAGGGGGGGCGAAAGGGCAAAAAAGCCACCACAGCGACAGACACAAATGATGATCAATCTGATGATGACAATGCGATGGATGCCGCAGAGAATGGCGAAATTTCCCCCAGAAGGCCATCGATGGATGGAGAGATTAGTAGAATGAATGGGGATGAAATAAATCGGGGCAACACCACGCGTGAACCGCAGATGAGGAATAGGAATGAGAATATCGATACAGATGGTATCCGGGTGATTGTTGGGAAATTGAAAGCTCAATTTAGGAGCGCCCTTCACTGGCTCCAAGAGACACTCACCGATGAAATTCAAGAGATGTCGCAAAATCCACCGGAAGACGATGAAGACAATGCCGTACCACTAGTTCCGCTCTTTGAGGAGCACAAAGTGGCACTTGAAAGTGTCGAATTTCAACAACTTCTCACAGCAATGGGGATGCTGCAACCACTAGAGAGT GAGATTTATTGGCGCATACCAAATAACATATCTGCGGAGGAGCTACAAAGTCGCTGTGACCTTCTCGCTGATGGAAATGGATTACAATGTAACAAGCGTGCCAGATCCGACACAGATATTTCGGGAACTGAGGTGGAAGACGGCGGAAAGACGAATGGCCCAATTGACGACGACAACGACGGAGACGACGATGTCATCGATGTGCGAAAGAAGCGAAGGGTTCACAATGCCATCGATAGCGATGAGGAAGATGCTGATTGA